The window GCTTGTAAAATCTGCCTCGGAGGAGTCGGATTCTGGCAAAGACGGAGAAGACGGTTCAAGGGTAAAGAGAAATTCATTGATCATCCGAATAATCTGGCTGAAGCTGGGTCGCACATTCGGATCCTCAACCCAGCATGAGTGGATTATGAAGGCAAGATCAGGTGGAGTGTCTTCTGGAAGAGTAGGTCGAGCTTGCTGCATTTTCAAATGAGAACCAAATGCTGATTATTAGTACTTTTGAGTCATTTTTCTTATAAACGTTCCACAAATTCGAGTCATATGAAAATAAGGAAccattaatcaccattactacTTTCTTTCTCAGAAGTCTTGGTCAGAGTTTTATAATTTTAACAGTCTAGATAAGACTCGAACTTAAATAGGGTCCTACATAATAGGAGTATCCGCGTATGCCATGAATTATGCATCCCTACCAGCCAAAATAAATACTCCAAGTCCAAATCCAACTTTTAGATTGGTCTTATACCACCATGTCTTTCAAATTATCTTACAAGAAGCACACAACCCAATTATCTCCATGTAAATAATGGCATGTAGTCAggaataaattataaataaaaatgattttgtTTCATAACTTTGAAAAGTTTAGCTCATTTCTGCACCTTAAAAGCAGCCGCATATGCGGCCTGCAAATTTGACATCCCCTCAAATGGCATGCGATTTGTCAGCAATTCCCAAAGAACAATGCCAAAACTGTAAACATCAACTTTGTTATTGTAGTGCTTCTTTTCCCCTTGTCGAAGAGTCACAGTACTGTACAACTGGAGAGTTCGGTAAAAGTAATCAGTGGGCAAATCTTATAAGCAGGTTTTGGCTTAGCTATATGAAGATTTGAAAATATAAGAAGAATTGCTTAAATTTATGACtgaatataattctattttGGAAATTTTTGTTTGTCATTTAAAAATACCTTGGACTTAATATTGCAAAGATTTACAAAATAAAGAAACATAAATAGAGAATGAGGAAAATTTAGCAGAAAAAATAATTGTGAATGTGTCATAAAATTTTATCATGAtaggtaaaataaaaattgcataCCTCAGGTGCCATCCAGCGGTATGTCCCAGTTTCCGCAGTCATCATTTCAGTAAGAGACTCTTCTCTTGCAAGACCAAAATCAGCAAGCTTCACAGATTTTTGATTCTCTGTGAGCAGCAAATTGTCTGTGCCATTGGAAAAAGGGTGGAGAGCAATAGTCACGAAGTTGTGacaaaaaatcgaattttgaaTGATATTAAATAAGAAGATTAAAATTCCCAAACACTTTGCCACTGATGTTCAGAAAGCCACAAGATACCAGGTTTTAAATCTCTATGAATAATGCCATTTGCATGTAAACAATCCATGGCTTGAGCAATATCAAGAGCAAAACTTAATGCAACATGCAGGTCCAACTGGTTAGGACGTATGCTGCTTAGATACTTGCGAAGAGACATTTCAGGCAACAACTCTGTTACTATCACCATAATAGGATCTTTACACGCTCCAATAAACTGCAagaacaaaatcataattagaTGATGGAAAagcaaaatattttaatgtgcAGCTCAGTGAATAAGTCTATGTGAAATCTGATTTTAAACAGACGTGTCAGTTCCAAGGGAACGAATCACTCTGAAACAAAAATGAATTTGAAAGAACAGTACCACAGTCGAAATAAAAAGCATATTTTTACCAACTACTCTCACCTTAACAAGATTCTCATGCTTTACTTTAGACATCATTGTGACTTCCCGAACAAAGCGATTCTCAAGGACAGCTCTCTCTTCCAAAGTATTGCCACAATTAAGAACTTTAATGGCAACAATTCGGTCACCATACCTGTGAAGGGATTGCACTATTATCCACTTAATTAACATTGGATTTATAATCGAACGAAACAACTGAAGAAAACATAAAACAAGAAAGCATGCTGCAGCCAACCTGACCAGCTAATGAAATTTGCCATTCGAACGTGAACTGAGAATAGAACAATAAACTAAACTTTGTCCTATTACACTAACTAGTGGGAAGTATCCTCGTAAggaaatttaatatattagtcTTACAAAGCCACAATCTGATTCCTTTTGGAAAACTGAACGGATTCAATTACACCTGAATCCGGATGCATTGACATGTGGCTAATGTGTGTGTGCACAATAAAATGCATAGTAATCGGCCAtctatttcttcatttaattttttgtgCTCTTTTGCATCACAACCGATTATTATACTTCAACTGATCTCTTTCCCAAAAAGCAAAATACAGCATCACCACAACCAGATCTAATAGCACACACAATATGCCAGATTGATTGTATGAATACGTAAAACACACATAATAGATATAGAAAGGTCGTGTTCCTCCGGAACAAACTATAACATCATCATCAAAAATGGACATAATTGTATAATAAGTTCACATCGTTCTCAAAGGGCAATAAAATAACAGAAAGATATAAAAATATTGTGAATGATGTTATGAACCATCAACACATGGAGAGACCTACCTTCCTTTATAAACTTTTCCATGGGCCCCCTCACCAATTTTTGACCCAATAAACAGGGATTTAGCGTCAATTAGCACTCTTTCATCAATGGATAAATCCGTAGGGGCAACTGTTGATCCATTCTGTGATGAaattctttcaactgatctCCGACCAGATTTCTCGACCTCCTCCTCTCTGTATCCCCCGTTCTTGACACCGCAGTTCATGTTAGCAATTGTCAACCTATCCCTGACCCCGAGTGATTCATCATGAACTCAGAGCTACAATTGTTTTACAGGAGAATTAATACTACCTTGAAATCTCAATTCCAGAAAATCCAAACAATTTTTCTCCCCACTTGTAAATACTATACAGACTACACTTCAAGAAGCACATAAATATCATCGTAAAAAATACTGGCACACGTCAATAACAACTGAATTAAAGGTTAACTCTTCTATACAACTTTTCTTTTCGAAATACTCATTTATATCGATAACTGAAAATTAACCCTCCGATGACCCAAAAAGATGTCTGTCATCGCCCCAGAAAACCATATCAATTCTGGGAAAAGTTAACTTTGAACAGAAATTCGAAAAAAAAACTTGAACTTGGAGGTGAAGCTTTACTATAAGCGAAATTATGAGTAAGACCCAGAAAGCAAAAGGGGAAGGAAGCCCTAAAATGAAGCAAAGGCCAAAAAAGACTTACAGTTGCAATCACTGATGTGTACATACAAAGAAACGCAAGAACTACGAATATAGGATGAAGTAAACGATTGGAGTccttaaattttcaaaaaaaaactcAAAGGTAGAAAATGATATGATTCGGCATAAAAACCTCCCTAAAATTCTGATTTGGTAACTATTCGAGTGTTGATGTGGTGACGGAATGAGAAAACTGCTTGCAAGTCAGAGTGGGGTTTTGAATTCTGAAGCGTGGGGTGAATGCATTGAAAAGTGGTGTCGGCTTGGTAGCGTTGTTTTCTGGAGCTGAGGTCGCTGCTTCGGAATTCATTCGCAGTGTGTACAAATACATTTTATAcctattaatattattttcttaATACATATATCATAGTTTTAATATAGTAGGAAAACATCTATCATCCAGACAAGGTTTGTAGTCCAGTGGTCTCACTCTCTATCACATTAGCTGGCTCCCCCCGAATTCAAATCCTCACGCATATattgttattaaaaaaaaaaagcatcTATCATCTATCGTGGATATTTATACAAGTATCAGTGGAAATTATCGGTTAAATTGTATGTGCATGACATCACGCCACCTCAGTGGTGCGATATCCATAAACAAcatcaaaaccatgatgtgtgGCAGCGTATCAAAactgattttatttattttcattttttaaaaggtattgttttcttttttaGAATAAATTGTGTAGATGTAATAATTCCATTTTAATTGCAATTCttttttaaaactaaaaagGTGGGTAATTATTTGGATGATTAAttt is drawn from Primulina eburnea isolate SZY01 chromosome 10, ASM2296580v1, whole genome shotgun sequence and contains these coding sequences:
- the LOC140842455 gene encoding serine/threonine/tyrosine-protein kinase HT1, with amino-acid sequence MNCGVKNGGYREEEVEKSGRRSVERISSQNGSTVAPTDLSIDERVLIDAKSLFIGSKIGEGAHGKVYKGRYGDRIVAIKVLNCGNTLEERAVLENRFVREVTMMSKVKHENLVKFIGACKDPIMVIVTELLPEMSLRKYLSSIRPNQLDLHVALSFALDIAQAMDCLHANGIIHRDLKPDNLLLTENQKSVKLADFGLAREESLTEMMTAETGTYRWMAPELYSTVTLRQGEKKHYNNKVDVYSFGIVLWELLTNRMPFEGMSNLQAAYAAAFKQARPTLPEDTPPDLAFIIHSCWVEDPNVRPSFSQIIRMINEFLFTLEPSSPSLPESDSSEADFTSNGAIIEFSPPAKGKFSFIRQLFAMKKARSSQ